From a single Myxocyprinus asiaticus isolate MX2 ecotype Aquarium Trade chromosome 33, UBuf_Myxa_2, whole genome shotgun sequence genomic region:
- the LOC127424138 gene encoding zinc finger and BTB domain-containing protein 34-like isoform X1, producing MAFFLLNRFTTNQERHQCAMEDCGSLIEFDVPEFSNTVLNQLNELRLQGKLCDIIVHIQGRPFRAHKAVLAASSPYFRDHSALGTMSGLSISVIKSPEVFEQLLAFCYTGRMALRLRDVISFLTAASFLQMQAVIDKCTQILEGIHSKINLPVPSGTGPEDNCTTSRAGRNGVKDGGIFVNPTQISPPYYSHQNHCAEVRNSGKGAAQLAEEGQSDRGSSDSISEQEASMEVESEQVELIGRDGQVTDVHIKLEKTDRPSYSDSSSAGDDGYHTELVDGEQVLAVSVGSYGPVLSSAAYTYSALPSPCFVSLSSSSPSRSLLSSFRGGRARTKHPVPLPADLLTRLKPGAEEGDEPAAASGFENDVRERSLRGQWYPYNERLICIYCGKSFNQKGSLDRHMRLHMGITPFVCKFCGKKYTRKDQLEYHIRGHTDNKPFHCQICGKCFPFQGTLNQHLRKKHMTSGAEVNNHVDLLGEVPNGQRGEHEDTSEGETANGAAYADDMSTKNASEESGKFSPEEAPASKSGY from the exons atggcttttttcttactcaacag GTTCACTACAAACCAGGAGAGACATCAGTGTGCCATGGAGGACTGTGGCAGCCTCATAGAGTTTGATGTACCTGAATTCAGCAACACTGTCCTGAACCAGCTCAATGAGCTCCGTCTCCAAGGCAAGCTGTGCGACATCATTGTGCACATTCAGGGCCGGCCGTTCCGGGCCCACAAGGCTGTATTGGCCGCCAGTTCACCATACTTCCGTGATCATTCAGCACTAGGCACAATGAGTGGCCTCTCCATCTCTGTTATCAAGAGCCCTGAGGTGTTTGAGCAGCTGCTGGCCTTCTGCTACACTGGCCGCATGGCATTGCGCCTGCGTGACGTCATCAGCTTCCTCACGGCTGCCAGTTTCCTCCAAATGCAGGCTGTGATCGACAAATGCACACAGATTCTTGAGGGTATTCACTCCAAGATCAACCTCCCTGTGCCTAGTGGAACAGGTCCAGAAGATAATTGCACCACGTCAAGGGCTGGACGCAATGGTGTGAAAGATGGAGGTATTTTTGTAAACCCCACCCAGATTTCGCCACCCTACTATTCGCATCAGAATCATTGCGCTGAAGTGCGGAATTCAGGTAAGGGGGCTGCACAGCTTGCAGAGGAGGGACAGTCAGACCGAGGGAGCAGTGACAGCATATCGGAGCAGGAGGCGTCCATGGAGGTTGAGTCAGAACAGGTGGAGTTAATTGGGAGGGATGGGCAGGTTACTGATGTCCATATCAAGCTTGAGAAAACAGACCGGCCTAGTTACTCTGACAGCTCATCGGCAGGAGATGATGGCTACCACACTGAGCTAGTGGATGGCGAACAGGTGCTAGCTGTTAGTGTGGGATCGTACGGGCCTGTGCTTTCCTCTGCCGCTTACACCTATTCGGCATTGCCTTCCCCCTGTTTTGTCAGCCTGAGTTCTTCTAGTCCATCTCGCTCCTTGCTCAGCAGCTTCCGTGGTGGTCGTGCCCGTACTAAACATCCTGTGCCTTTACCAGCTGATCTGCTAACTCGGCTCAAGCCTGGTGCAGAAGAAGGAGATGAACCTGCAGCAGCATCTGGCTTTGAGAATGACGTAAGGGAGCGAAGTCTTCGCGGGCAGTGGTACCCCTACAACGAGCGCCTCATCTGCATCTACTGTGGCAAGTCCTTCAATCAAAAGGGCAGCCTGGACCGCCATATGCGTCTGCACATGGGCATCACGCCTTTCGTCTGCAAGTTCTGTGGCAAGAAGTACACCCGCAAAGACCAGCTAGAGTACCATATCCGCGGCCACACGGACAACAAACCCTTCCACTGCCAGATCTGCGGCAAATGTTTTCCCTTCCAAGGCACACTCAACCAGCACTTGCGCAAGAAGCACATGACCTCTGGCGCAGAAGTTAACAATCACGTGGACTTGCTGGGAGAGGTACCCAATGGCCAGAGGGGGGAGCATGAGGACACCTCTGAGGGCGAAACAGCCAATGGAGCAGCGTATGCTGATGATATGTCGACAAAAAATGCCAGTGAAGAGAGTGGCAAGTTTAGTCCAGAGGAAGCGCCTGCATCCAAGAGTGGTTattga
- the LOC127424138 gene encoding zinc finger and BTB domain-containing protein 34-like isoform X2 — MEDCGSLIEFDVPEFSNTVLNQLNELRLQGKLCDIIVHIQGRPFRAHKAVLAASSPYFRDHSALGTMSGLSISVIKSPEVFEQLLAFCYTGRMALRLRDVISFLTAASFLQMQAVIDKCTQILEGIHSKINLPVPSGTGPEDNCTTSRAGRNGVKDGGIFVNPTQISPPYYSHQNHCAEVRNSGKGAAQLAEEGQSDRGSSDSISEQEASMEVESEQVELIGRDGQVTDVHIKLEKTDRPSYSDSSSAGDDGYHTELVDGEQVLAVSVGSYGPVLSSAAYTYSALPSPCFVSLSSSSPSRSLLSSFRGGRARTKHPVPLPADLLTRLKPGAEEGDEPAAASGFENDVRERSLRGQWYPYNERLICIYCGKSFNQKGSLDRHMRLHMGITPFVCKFCGKKYTRKDQLEYHIRGHTDNKPFHCQICGKCFPFQGTLNQHLRKKHMTSGAEVNNHVDLLGEVPNGQRGEHEDTSEGETANGAAYADDMSTKNASEESGKFSPEEAPASKSGY, encoded by the coding sequence ATGGAGGACTGTGGCAGCCTCATAGAGTTTGATGTACCTGAATTCAGCAACACTGTCCTGAACCAGCTCAATGAGCTCCGTCTCCAAGGCAAGCTGTGCGACATCATTGTGCACATTCAGGGCCGGCCGTTCCGGGCCCACAAGGCTGTATTGGCCGCCAGTTCACCATACTTCCGTGATCATTCAGCACTAGGCACAATGAGTGGCCTCTCCATCTCTGTTATCAAGAGCCCTGAGGTGTTTGAGCAGCTGCTGGCCTTCTGCTACACTGGCCGCATGGCATTGCGCCTGCGTGACGTCATCAGCTTCCTCACGGCTGCCAGTTTCCTCCAAATGCAGGCTGTGATCGACAAATGCACACAGATTCTTGAGGGTATTCACTCCAAGATCAACCTCCCTGTGCCTAGTGGAACAGGTCCAGAAGATAATTGCACCACGTCAAGGGCTGGACGCAATGGTGTGAAAGATGGAGGTATTTTTGTAAACCCCACCCAGATTTCGCCACCCTACTATTCGCATCAGAATCATTGCGCTGAAGTGCGGAATTCAGGTAAGGGGGCTGCACAGCTTGCAGAGGAGGGACAGTCAGACCGAGGGAGCAGTGACAGCATATCGGAGCAGGAGGCGTCCATGGAGGTTGAGTCAGAACAGGTGGAGTTAATTGGGAGGGATGGGCAGGTTACTGATGTCCATATCAAGCTTGAGAAAACAGACCGGCCTAGTTACTCTGACAGCTCATCGGCAGGAGATGATGGCTACCACACTGAGCTAGTGGATGGCGAACAGGTGCTAGCTGTTAGTGTGGGATCGTACGGGCCTGTGCTTTCCTCTGCCGCTTACACCTATTCGGCATTGCCTTCCCCCTGTTTTGTCAGCCTGAGTTCTTCTAGTCCATCTCGCTCCTTGCTCAGCAGCTTCCGTGGTGGTCGTGCCCGTACTAAACATCCTGTGCCTTTACCAGCTGATCTGCTAACTCGGCTCAAGCCTGGTGCAGAAGAAGGAGATGAACCTGCAGCAGCATCTGGCTTTGAGAATGACGTAAGGGAGCGAAGTCTTCGCGGGCAGTGGTACCCCTACAACGAGCGCCTCATCTGCATCTACTGTGGCAAGTCCTTCAATCAAAAGGGCAGCCTGGACCGCCATATGCGTCTGCACATGGGCATCACGCCTTTCGTCTGCAAGTTCTGTGGCAAGAAGTACACCCGCAAAGACCAGCTAGAGTACCATATCCGCGGCCACACGGACAACAAACCCTTCCACTGCCAGATCTGCGGCAAATGTTTTCCCTTCCAAGGCACACTCAACCAGCACTTGCGCAAGAAGCACATGACCTCTGGCGCAGAAGTTAACAATCACGTGGACTTGCTGGGAGAGGTACCCAATGGCCAGAGGGGGGAGCATGAGGACACCTCTGAGGGCGAAACAGCCAATGGAGCAGCGTATGCTGATGATATGTCGACAAAAAATGCCAGTGAAGAGAGTGGCAAGTTTAGTCCAGAGGAAGCGCCTGCATCCAAGAGTGGTTattga